A genomic stretch from Verrucomicrobiia bacterium includes:
- a CDS encoding HAD family hydrolase, which yields MPERLEILDGDVNTPTMNREPTTLLIDADDTLWENNIYFERVMAEFITTLGQRGHSATHVEQLLWQREQHNIRTIGYGTKGFCQSLRETIHQLDADDLASWVREKEAWILHHPIDLMPGVREALPLLRAENQLVVLTKGRADEQLPKLERSGLVPFFHAVEVVAEKNLETYRNMITKYALAPEAAWMIGNSPRSDINPAKAAGLGTVFIPYHTTWQHELEEIAPDGKTLMLENFGQLAEHFAGKSG from the coding sequence ATGCCCGAGAGATTAGAAATTCTGGACGGAGATGTCAACACGCCAACCATGAACCGAGAACCGACAACCTTGCTGATCGATGCCGATGACACGCTTTGGGAGAACAATATTTACTTCGAGCGGGTCATGGCCGAGTTTATCACGACCCTGGGGCAACGCGGCCACAGCGCCACCCATGTCGAACAACTGCTCTGGCAACGCGAGCAGCACAATATCCGGACAATCGGCTACGGCACGAAAGGGTTCTGCCAGTCGCTCCGTGAAACCATCCACCAACTCGACGCGGACGACCTTGCCTCGTGGGTCCGCGAGAAGGAAGCATGGATCCTTCATCACCCGATTGATTTGATGCCGGGTGTGCGAGAGGCCCTTCCTTTGCTGCGCGCCGAAAACCAGCTCGTCGTGTTAACTAAGGGCCGTGCTGACGAGCAGCTTCCCAAGCTTGAACGCTCCGGTCTCGTGCCGTTCTTTCACGCCGTGGAAGTGGTTGCGGAGAAGAACCTGGAAACCTACCGCAACATGATTACGAAATATGCTCTCGCGCCCGAGGCGGCCTGGATGATTGGCAACTCACCGCGTTCCGACATCAACCCCGCCAAAGCTGCCGGGTTGGGTACCGTCTTCATCCCCTACCACACGACGTGGCAACACGAGCTCGAGGAGATCGCGCCGGATGGCAAAACACTCATGTTGGAGAACTTCGGCCAACTCGCCGAGCATTTCGCGGGGAAGTCAGGCTAA
- the frr gene encoding ribosome recycling factor has product MTLQEVLDTMEEKMMKTLEFVHSEFATVRTGKASTSLVENIQVEAYGSNMRLRELAGISTPEPRLIVIQPWDVSLVQAVEKALMKSELGITPRIDGKILRIPIPELDQERRLELDKVCKKMAEEGRIAIRNERRHAHDQVKKLQKDGEITEDELKHAEKEIQNKTDEYIKEIDTVLSHKEKEILQV; this is encoded by the coding sequence ATGACCTTGCAAGAAGTCCTCGACACGATGGAAGAAAAAATGATGAAGACGCTCGAATTCGTTCATAGCGAATTCGCCACCGTCCGCACGGGCAAGGCGTCAACATCCCTCGTGGAGAATATCCAGGTCGAGGCGTATGGCTCGAACATGCGGTTGCGCGAATTGGCGGGCATTTCCACGCCCGAACCGCGGCTCATTGTTATTCAACCCTGGGACGTCAGCCTCGTGCAGGCCGTGGAGAAGGCCCTGATGAAGTCCGAGCTGGGCATCACGCCGCGCATTGACGGCAAAATCCTCCGCATCCCGATACCGGAACTCGACCAGGAACGCCGCCTCGAATTGGACAAGGTCTGCAAGAAAATGGCCGAGGAAGGGCGCATCGCCATCCGCAACGAGCGCCGGCATGCGCACGATCAGGTCAAGAAACTGCAGAAGGACGGGGAAATCACGGAGGACGAGCTCAAGCACGCGGAGAAAGAAATTCAGAACAAGACCGACGAATACATCAAGGAGATCGACACCGTTCTGAGCCACAAGGAGAAAGAAATCCTGCAGGTGTGA
- a CDS encoding PKD domain-containing protein, which translates to MRLARYCSIWIVLAIPCFFTITAVAQSNLVVRVMDANITSGNNQRYETAGLDIFQGLKPDIVAIQEFNYASVTTNGIDTPAAFREMIDNTFGTSFVYFREPYTASGDIPNGIISRYPIVASGSWVDTQVGNRGFAWAQIHLPGTNDLYIVSIHLLTSSAGARATEAANLKALIQANFPSNAWIIVAGDTNFGSRNTSNEPGYGTFLTFLSDSPIPTDAVSGGNPNTSETRTKPHDYLLPSFAMTNTLTSVVLPSNTFPNGLVFDSNVYLPLSDVPPVQSGDSHVSGMQHMPVIKDFLVSVQLASGALLAVTPAGGLSSLGHVGGPFSPTNQIYNLSNSGNSNLTWTASKSGSWVTLSSTNGTLAPGSNDTITVSINANASSLSAGSYSDTVVFTNTTNGAGSTTRSVSLTVESTFPVIVTNGWTLNAESCVPSNGVVDPGETVTLNLAVKNTGTANTTNLVATLLGTDDVNLPSSPQTYGVISTNGTPVSQSFSFTAGGTCGGAITAILALQDGVANLGTISYAIPVGLTTAVFTQNFDSVATPALPGSWATSSSGAQSNWVTSTATADTAPNAAFSPDPSSVGVNELDTPAIAINSSVARLTFRQNYSLAVSTTNSSIGYDGGVLEIAIGGGSYTDVVAAGGSFISGGYNTTLSGDFSNPLAGRQAWSGSSGAFATTVVNLPAAAAGQNIQLRWRCAAGNTPGSVTSSGTLAYWNFDGSTPNPTVVMTNIAAGPVATSNTGSIQYFGGNPGTGQAIATSGFSTSAGPPATNTSCFTFSLVVTNGSVASLSSLSFDDQRSGTGPTNFTVQISQIANFSSGIYTSTAQTAHTVIASGANSFPLTLSNLTGTIYFRLYGYKAGASGGTWRIDNLNVQGSVTAGASTIGSGWYVDSVSIQDVFCCATVTNPPPLADFTGSPTTGTEPLTVTFNDNSTGTVSNWFWDFGDSSTTNITTNSVVHTYAAGTYDVALVATGSGGVSTNIKAGYVTALTAFQAWQIQYFGSTTNPAAAPSVDADGDGQNNLAEFITGTDPTNNVSALRITSITRQGADILVNWTMGTGKTNALQETSGDPGGGYATNGFTDIFSVTNTVGTATNYLDIGGATNTPARYYRVRLVP; encoded by the coding sequence ATGAGATTAGCAAGATACTGTAGCATCTGGATCGTACTGGCGATTCCTTGTTTTTTCACAATCACGGCCGTAGCCCAGTCCAACCTGGTGGTCCGTGTGATGGACGCCAACATAACCTCCGGTAATAACCAGCGTTATGAGACAGCGGGTTTGGACATCTTCCAAGGGTTGAAGCCGGACATCGTCGCGATCCAGGAATTCAACTACGCCAGCGTGACGACCAACGGCATTGATACGCCGGCGGCGTTTCGGGAGATGATCGACAACACCTTCGGCACCAGCTTTGTCTATTTCCGCGAACCGTACACGGCCAGCGGCGACATCCCCAACGGAATCATCAGTCGTTATCCAATCGTGGCGTCGGGCTCGTGGGTCGACACGCAAGTAGGCAACCGTGGTTTCGCCTGGGCGCAAATCCACCTCCCCGGTACGAACGATCTTTATATCGTCAGCATCCATTTGCTCACGAGCTCCGCCGGTGCGCGCGCCACGGAAGCCGCCAACCTGAAGGCGCTCATCCAGGCCAACTTTCCGTCCAACGCCTGGATCATCGTGGCCGGTGACACGAACTTCGGATCCCGCAACACCAGCAACGAGCCCGGCTATGGCACATTCCTTACGTTCTTGAGCGATTCACCGATCCCAACTGACGCCGTGTCCGGCGGTAACCCTAATACGAGCGAAACGCGCACCAAACCTCATGACTACTTGTTGCCGAGCTTCGCGATGACGAACACGCTCACGTCAGTGGTGTTGCCTTCCAACACGTTTCCGAATGGCCTGGTGTTTGACTCGAATGTTTATTTACCGCTGAGCGACGTTCCCCCGGTTCAATCGGGCGATTCTCACGTTAGTGGGATGCAGCATATGCCTGTCATTAAGGACTTTTTAGTATCCGTACAACTCGCATCGGGGGCTTTGCTGGCAGTGACTCCAGCGGGCGGTTTGTCCAGTTTGGGCCACGTGGGTGGCCCGTTCAGCCCCACGAATCAGATTTATAACCTGAGCAACTCCGGCAACTCCAACCTCACCTGGACCGCCAGCAAAAGCGGCAGTTGGGTGACGCTTTCATCCACAAACGGTACACTCGCGCCCGGCTCGAATGACACCATCACCGTGTCGATCAACGCCAATGCCAGCAGCCTGTCCGCCGGTAGTTATTCGGACACGGTCGTTTTCACGAACACCACGAACGGAGCCGGTAGCACCACACGTTCGGTAAGCCTCACCGTCGAAAGCACGTTCCCCGTGATTGTCACCAACGGCTGGACGTTAAACGCGGAGAGCTGCGTGCCGAGTAACGGCGTGGTGGATCCGGGCGAGACGGTGACTCTCAATCTTGCCGTTAAAAACACCGGCACCGCCAATACGACCAACCTGGTGGCAACGCTACTGGGAACCGACGACGTGAATTTGCCAAGCAGTCCCCAAACGTACGGTGTCATCTCGACCAATGGCACGCCGGTATCCCAATCCTTTAGCTTCACCGCCGGCGGCACGTGCGGTGGCGCGATCACCGCGATTCTCGCGCTGCAAGACGGGGTGGCAAACCTCGGCACGATCAGTTACGCCATCCCGGTTGGCCTGACCACCGCCGTTTTTACGCAGAACTTTGACTCCGTCGCGACGCCGGCATTGCCGGGCAGCTGGGCAACATCGTCCTCCGGCGCGCAATCCAATTGGGTAACGTCCACTGCGACGGCGGATACGGCGCCCAACGCAGCGTTTTCGCCCGATCCCAGCAGCGTGGGCGTCAATGAACTCGACACGCCTGCGATTGCGATCAACAGCAGCGTGGCACGGCTGACGTTCCGGCAAAACTACAGCCTGGCTGTGAGCACAACGAACAGCTCGATTGGCTATGACGGCGGCGTCCTTGAGATCGCGATCGGCGGCGGCTCATACACAGATGTTGTTGCGGCCGGGGGCTCGTTTATAAGCGGTGGCTATAACACGACACTCAGCGGCGACTTCAGCAACCCTTTGGCCGGGCGGCAGGCGTGGAGCGGAAGTTCCGGCGCTTTTGCCACGACCGTGGTGAATCTGCCGGCGGCGGCGGCGGGCCAAAACATTCAACTGCGCTGGCGCTGCGCGGCGGGTAACACTCCGGGGTCGGTGACATCGTCGGGTACGCTGGCTTACTGGAATTTCGACGGATCCACGCCAAATCCGACAGTGGTCATGACGAATATTGCCGCCGGCCCGGTCGCGACTTCAAATACCGGCTCCATCCAGTACTTCGGCGGTAATCCCGGTACCGGTCAGGCAATTGCCACAAGCGGGTTTTCGACTTCGGCGGGACCGCCGGCGACGAATACGAGCTGCTTTACATTCTCGCTTGTGGTGACCAATGGTTCCGTGGCCAGCTTGTCGAGCCTCAGCTTCGATGATCAGCGTTCCGGTACCGGCCCGACAAACTTCACGGTGCAAATCAGTCAAATCGCGAATTTTTCGTCCGGGATTTACACCAGTACCGCGCAAACAGCCCATACGGTGATTGCCTCGGGCGCAAACAGTTTCCCGCTGACGCTCTCCAATTTGACGGGCACGATCTACTTCCGACTTTACGGTTACAAGGCCGGCGCCTCTGGAGGGACGTGGCGCATCGACAACTTAAATGTTCAGGGCAGTGTGACAGCGGGTGCGAGCACGATTGGTAGTGGTTGGTACGTGGACTCCGTGTCGATTCAAGATGTGTTTTGTTGTGCAACGGTTACGAATCCTCCGCCCCTGGCCGACTTCACCGGCAGCCCGACCACCGGCACGGAGCCGCTGACGGTCACATTCAACGACAATTCCACCGGCACGGTCAGCAACTGGTTCTGGGATTTCGGTGACAGTAGCACGACCAATATTACGACCAACAGCGTCGTCCACACGTATGCTGCGGGCACCTACGACGTGGCGCTGGTCGCCACCGGTTCTGGTGGAGTCAGCACCAACATCAAGGCTGGCTATGTGACGGCATTGACGGCATTCCAAGCCTGGCAGATTCAGTACTTTGGCAGCACGACCAATCCGGCGGCGGCGCCCAGCGTTGATGCCGATGGCGATGGCCAGAATAATCTGGCGGAGTTCATCACCGGCACGGATCCAACCAATAATGTGTCTGCCTTGCGCATTACCTCGATCACGAGGCAGGGCGCGGACATTCTGGTTAACTGGACGATGGGGACGGGCAAGACGAACGCCTTGCAGGAGACCAGTGGCGATCCGGGCGGTGGCTATGCCACGAACGGCTTCACAGACATCTTCAGCGTGACCAATACGGTGGGCACCGCTACGAATTACCTGGATATCGGCGGCGCGACAAATACGCCCGCCCGCTACTACCGCGTCCGGCTCGTGCCCTAA
- a CDS encoding glycosyltransferase family 39 protein, translating into MSETAGATAAKSWKSSLGGAAVIILLTMLTYLPVMRGGFFWDDYVLVTDNQMVKAPGGLYRFWFTTEAPDYYPLTSSLLWLEWRAWGNNAPGYHLINVLLHAVSAVLVWLVLRRLRIPAAWLTALIFAVHPVNVATAGWISEQKSTLSMLFYATAVLLYLEFDEERHWRWYALSLAAFLLALLSKSAVVMLPVVLLACVWWRHGQVQRRDVAYSLPFSALSLVAGVSTVWFQYGNSMQWRTIRAATSAGRLAAAGWPPWFYLLKAVLPFHLMVVYPKWEIDPGRFVSWLPGGLLIVCFIVFWWKRKSWGRAALFGIGYFTVTLFPVLGFFDQAFYRFSLVADHWQYYSIVGVIALGVAAGERICGKIAGGDSTFVKAVASVVLLTALTATTWTRASLYADPNALWRDTIAKNPNARAVLFNP; encoded by the coding sequence ATGTCCGAAACGGCTGGCGCTACTGCGGCGAAGTCGTGGAAATCATCCCTGGGCGGCGCAGCGGTCATCATTCTGCTGACGATGCTGACGTATCTGCCGGTAATGCGAGGGGGCTTTTTTTGGGATGACTATGTTCTCGTCACCGATAACCAAATGGTCAAGGCCCCGGGCGGACTCTATCGCTTCTGGTTCACGACCGAAGCGCCAGATTACTATCCGCTGACATCGAGTTTGTTATGGCTGGAGTGGCGCGCGTGGGGCAACAACGCGCCGGGCTACCATCTGATCAACGTGCTGTTGCATGCCGTCAGCGCCGTGCTGGTGTGGCTGGTGCTGCGGCGGCTGAGGATTCCGGCCGCATGGTTGACGGCGCTCATCTTCGCCGTGCATCCGGTGAACGTGGCCACGGCCGGCTGGATCAGCGAGCAGAAGAGCACGCTGTCGATGTTGTTCTACGCCACCGCCGTCCTTCTTTACCTCGAATTCGACGAAGAACGCCACTGGCGCTGGTATGCGCTATCACTGGCCGCGTTCCTGTTGGCGTTGCTCAGTAAATCGGCGGTCGTAATGTTGCCGGTGGTCCTGCTGGCTTGCGTGTGGTGGAGACACGGTCAGGTGCAGCGGCGGGATGTTGCCTACAGCCTGCCGTTCTCTGCCCTCTCGTTGGTCGCCGGGGTGTCGACCGTCTGGTTCCAGTACGGCAACTCCATGCAATGGCGAACGATTCGAGCGGCCACCTCCGCCGGCCGGCTGGCCGCAGCGGGATGGCCACCCTGGTTCTACCTTCTCAAGGCTGTGCTACCGTTCCACCTGATGGTGGTTTATCCGAAATGGGAAATCGACCCGGGCCGATTCGTCTCATGGCTGCCCGGCGGCCTCTTGATCGTGTGTTTCATTGTCTTCTGGTGGAAGCGGAAGTCGTGGGGTCGGGCCGCATTATTCGGGATCGGATATTTCACCGTAACGCTGTTCCCGGTCCTGGGGTTCTTCGATCAGGCTTTCTATCGCTTCTCATTGGTCGCCGACCACTGGCAGTACTATTCCATCGTCGGCGTGATCGCCCTGGGTGTCGCCGCCGGGGAAAGAATTTGCGGAAAAATCGCTGGTGGAGACAGTACTTTCGTCAAGGCAGTGGCGAGCGTTGTGTTGCTGACGGCGCTGACGGCCACCACGTGGACGCGGGCTTCCCTCTATGCCGATCCGAATGCCCTCTGGCGAGACACAATCGCGAAGAATCCGAATGCGCGAGCCGTGCTCTTCAACCCGTAG
- a CDS encoding Ig-like domain-containing protein yields the protein MHTLRTVGVSFVRSTSLRRLALALIAVASFAANTAQAAFTAQIQGQSFGSTNWITGNLSGWAELDFIPMRVFMTGGSVSNQTITVQFDHTKSTAGTPHLGIENLYNFTASPNVVITSGPTANTPSGQNMWSYTFVINLTDNTPGFVQFSGRLASGAHLFGGSSLMIGGTPSLGSLKIHAPAANAGNPDLSIVKTGPTNANPGQVINYSISYQNKLSGSTATGVQITDFLPDQVTFVSCSAGCSTLGNTVTWDLGDLARGASGIVTYQVVVTNLVTTGFTFQNNASIGGSQNDANPADNLSSVTTIVTSNCIPPSIAAGPSDSAACAGDSVTLLVAANGSATLQYQWRKNGVGISGANSDTLTLNSLSGNDSGSYDVVISNLCGTVTSSPATLTVGGAVITSNPADDTACPGDLAAFLVEASGESLTYQWRKDGADIGGATNSLFEIASVSATNAGGYDVVVSGTCGGTTSSVATLTVNLPTMITADPSGVTVCTGASVTLSASASGTSLTYQWQKDGNDISGATASTYSIASAGGADAGSYNVTVTGACGSPAVSAAASVIVKPAPVATDDSYATDEDVPLNVSAAGVLGNDANPGGDPLTAVLASGPTHGNLTLNADGSFAYTPNSLFSGTDSFTYNAQTTCGSSGPATVTITVNHVNHAPVANDDSYNMSQDTQLTVPASGVLANDSDVDGDTLTAALVDGPSHGVLTLNADGSFTYTPLAGFSGTDTFTYEASDGSLMSAAATVTINVAHVNHSPVAVDDSLTIAENSGSHAVDVLANDSDSDGDTLTITLVGDAANGSTAITGGGTGLTYTPNSDFSGSDSFTYTISDGNGGTATGTVTVTILHVAVAPVAQDDSYQVQENDTLDVTAPGVLANDTNTEATALTAILVSSPTNGTLTLNANGSFTYVPDDNFSGPDGFTYKANNGSNDSNIATVHITVSAVHGAGDVDLFVKSAAAKMNRAAGSRDSITLRGKINPRGAKDNLSGATMAVEINGVSLAPAQTLDARGRATSVVGSIKTSYQLRNTTGAYSIKVSGTDLSAALGLANHTEAGVTVVNVRLTINGAALDIPVTVAKIECPYRTTKDKASAVRFNYRKNRTLTGVFNSNKTLAAQAGRVAVRMSGVVESDGSGAIVPTGPVSIQIGNAQIAVPVTELAAAGTDYQLLPQIAPSSGTTTLTKFSFRNSTHTFALSIASGDIPLPAPAANGPMKYELPVLITVQTANGPMFFESIIELKRTTATSTHWKR from the coding sequence ATGCATACATTACGCACTGTCGGTGTCTCGTTTGTTCGTTCAACATCACTTCGACGCCTCGCGCTCGCGCTGATAGCCGTGGCGTCTTTTGCGGCCAATACCGCACAGGCTGCTTTCACTGCCCAAATACAGGGACAATCATTCGGCAGCACCAACTGGATTACGGGCAATCTTAGCGGTTGGGCTGAATTGGATTTCATCCCAATGCGGGTATTCATGACGGGCGGTTCAGTCAGCAACCAGACGATTACGGTCCAGTTCGATCACACCAAGTCGACCGCCGGCACTCCGCATCTGGGCATTGAAAACCTTTATAACTTCACGGCGTCACCGAACGTTGTGATCACGTCTGGCCCGACGGCAAACACTCCATCGGGGCAAAATATGTGGTCGTACACGTTCGTCATCAACCTGACGGACAATACGCCGGGTTTCGTCCAGTTCAGCGGGCGATTGGCATCGGGCGCGCATCTTTTTGGCGGCAGCTCGCTCATGATCGGCGGAACACCTTCGCTCGGATCACTCAAAATCCATGCACCGGCAGCGAACGCCGGCAATCCCGACCTCTCCATCGTCAAGACCGGCCCGACGAATGCGAATCCCGGCCAGGTCATCAACTACAGTATCAGCTATCAGAACAAACTCAGTGGCTCCACGGCCACCGGCGTCCAGATCACGGATTTCCTGCCGGATCAGGTCACGTTCGTAAGCTGCTCAGCCGGGTGCTCGACGCTCGGCAACACCGTCACGTGGGACCTTGGCGATCTCGCGCGCGGCGCCAGCGGCATCGTTACCTACCAGGTCGTGGTGACGAATCTGGTCACCACCGGGTTCACGTTCCAAAACAACGCTTCCATCGGCGGCTCCCAGAATGATGCGAATCCAGCCGACAACCTTTCGTCTGTCACCACCATCGTCACCTCGAACTGCATTCCGCCGTCGATCGCGGCCGGACCTTCGGACTCCGCGGCCTGCGCGGGTGACTCGGTGACTCTCTTGGTTGCCGCCAACGGCAGCGCGACCTTGCAGTATCAGTGGCGCAAGAACGGCGTGGGCATCAGCGGCGCCAATAGCGACACACTCACGTTGAACTCGCTCAGTGGGAACGATTCGGGTTCTTATGACGTCGTCATCAGCAATCTTTGCGGCACCGTGACGTCATCGCCCGCGACATTAACTGTTGGCGGGGCCGTAATCACTTCCAATCCCGCCGACGACACCGCGTGCCCGGGTGATTTGGCGGCGTTCCTTGTCGAGGCCAGCGGCGAGTCGCTCACCTACCAATGGCGCAAGGACGGCGCGGACATTGGCGGCGCGACGAACAGCCTCTTTGAGATTGCCTCCGTTTCCGCGACCAACGCGGGTGGTTACGACGTGGTGGTCAGCGGCACCTGCGGTGGTACGACTTCTTCCGTTGCGACGTTGACCGTAAATTTGCCCACGATGATCACCGCCGATCCGTCAGGCGTCACGGTCTGCACTGGCGCGTCCGTGACGTTGTCGGCCTCGGCGAGCGGCACCTCGCTAACGTATCAGTGGCAAAAGGACGGTAACGACATTTCCGGCGCAACCGCTAGCACCTACAGCATCGCGTCCGCCGGCGGGGCGGATGCCGGCTCCTACAATGTTACCGTCACCGGGGCATGCGGTTCCCCGGCCGTTTCGGCTGCGGCCAGCGTGATCGTGAAACCCGCACCTGTCGCCACGGATGACAGCTATGCGACCGACGAAGATGTGCCCCTCAATGTCAGCGCTGCGGGGGTACTTGGCAACGATGCAAATCCTGGCGGAGATCCGCTGACAGCGGTGCTTGCCAGCGGTCCGACGCACGGCAACCTTACGTTAAACGCCGACGGGTCGTTCGCTTACACTCCGAACAGCCTGTTTTCTGGTACGGACAGCTTCACGTATAACGCCCAGACAACTTGCGGTAGCTCCGGCCCAGCAACGGTCACCATCACGGTCAACCACGTCAATCACGCTCCGGTTGCAAACGACGACAGCTACAACATGTCACAGGACACGCAGTTGACGGTCCCTGCGTCTGGCGTACTGGCCAATGACAGCGATGTGGACGGCGACACGTTGACCGCGGCCCTTGTTGATGGACCTTCGCATGGCGTATTGACGCTAAACGCCGATGGGTCGTTTACGTACACGCCGTTAGCGGGCTTCTCCGGTACCGACACGTTTACGTACGAAGCGAGCGATGGATCGCTTATGTCAGCCGCCGCCACGGTGACGATCAATGTAGCGCACGTCAACCACTCGCCCGTGGCCGTGGACGACAGCTTGACGATTGCCGAGAATAGCGGGTCGCACGCGGTCGATGTGCTGGCGAACGACTCGGACTCCGACGGCGATACGCTAACGATTACCCTGGTCGGCGACGCTGCCAACGGCTCGACGGCCATCACGGGCGGCGGCACCGGGCTCACCTACACGCCGAATAGCGACTTCAGCGGCTCCGATTCGTTTACCTACACGATCAGCGACGGCAACGGCGGGACGGCGACAGGGACGGTCACCGTGACGATCCTGCATGTTGCGGTTGCTCCAGTTGCCCAGGATGACTCGTACCAAGTCCAGGAAAACGATACCTTGGACGTGACAGCTCCGGGCGTGCTGGCCAACGACACCAACACCGAAGCCACCGCGCTCACGGCGATTCTGGTTTCCTCTCCAACAAACGGCACGCTGACCCTCAATGCCAATGGCTCGTTCACATACGTGCCCGATGACAACTTCAGTGGTCCGGACGGCTTTACGTATAAAGCCAACAACGGGTCGAACGACTCCAACATCGCCACCGTGCACATCACCGTATCGGCCGTCCACGGGGCGGGCGACGTTGATCTGTTCGTCAAGTCCGCTGCGGCCAAGATGAACCGGGCGGCTGGCTCGCGGGACAGCATTACGCTTCGCGGCAAGATCAATCCGCGCGGCGCAAAGGACAACCTGAGCGGCGCGACAATGGCGGTGGAGATCAACGGCGTCAGTCTCGCTCCGGCGCAGACGCTTGACGCACGCGGTCGTGCCACGAGTGTGGTTGGCAGTATCAAGACGAGCTACCAGCTCCGGAATACCACTGGCGCATACAGCATCAAAGTCAGCGGCACCGATCTCAGCGCGGCGCTCGGTTTGGCCAATCACACGGAAGCCGGCGTCACCGTGGTCAACGTGCGACTGACGATTAACGGCGCGGCCCTGGATATCCCGGTCACAGTTGCCAAGATCGAATGCCCCTATCGCACCACCAAGGACAAAGCCAGCGCAGTTCGGTTCAACTACCGCAAGAACCGCACGCTGACCGGTGTGTTCAACTCCAACAAGACCCTCGCAGCCCAGGCGGGCCGGGTGGCGGTGCGCATGTCCGGCGTCGTTGAGTCGGATGGCAGTGGGGCGATTGTCCCAACCGGCCCCGTCTCGATTCAAATCGGCAACGCCCAGATCGCGGTGCCGGTTACCGAGTTGGCCGCCGCGGGGACGGACTACCAACTTCTCCCGCAGATCGCGCCCTCCTCGGGGACGACGACGCTGACGAAGTTCTCATTCCGCAATTCGACGCACACGTTCGCCCTGAGCATCGCGTCCGGCGACATTCCGTTGCCCGCGCCGGCTGCTAATGGTCCGATGAAGTATGAGTTACCGGTGTTGATCACGGTGCAGACGGCCAACGGTCCGATGTTCTTCGAGAGCATCATCGAATTGAAGCGGACCACTGCGACGTCCACGCACTGGAAGCGGTAA
- a CDS encoding fumarylacetoacetate hydrolase family protein, with protein sequence MKIIRYQDSSGRICHGADGRRIEGDIFGQYVVTGEKADVKKLLAPIVPLQILCIGLNYRGHAQETNAKLPEYPVLFTKGVGTVQNPGDPILIPMHLKSEEVDYECELAVVIGKPGKNVSKKDALNHVLGYTCGNDVSARDWQIKRGGSQWCRGKTFDTFCPLGPCLVTADEIPNPNTLTIKTTVNGEVMQESNTRDMIFDVPALIEFLSGSTTLLPGTVIMTGTPQGVGMARKPQRWLHAGDSVTIEIEKIGALTNPVQDEA encoded by the coding sequence ATGAAGATTATTCGCTATCAGGATTCGAGCGGGCGCATTTGTCACGGGGCTGACGGCCGTCGCATCGAGGGCGACATATTCGGGCAGTATGTCGTCACGGGAGAGAAGGCTGATGTGAAGAAGTTGCTCGCGCCGATCGTGCCGTTGCAAATCCTGTGCATCGGACTGAACTACCGCGGTCACGCTCAAGAGACCAACGCGAAGCTGCCGGAATATCCCGTCCTGTTCACGAAAGGGGTCGGTACCGTGCAGAATCCCGGCGATCCGATCCTGATCCCGATGCACCTCAAGAGCGAGGAAGTGGATTACGAATGTGAGTTGGCCGTGGTCATCGGCAAACCCGGCAAGAATGTCTCGAAGAAAGACGCACTCAATCACGTGCTCGGTTATACCTGCGGCAACGATGTGAGCGCCCGCGATTGGCAGATCAAGCGCGGCGGCAGCCAGTGGTGCCGCGGCAAAACCTTCGACACTTTTTGCCCACTGGGACCCTGCCTAGTCACCGCCGATGAGATTCCAAATCCGAACACCCTGACGATCAAGACCACGGTCAACGGCGAAGTAATGCAGGAATCGAATACGCGGGACATGATTTTCGATGTTCCTGCCTTGATCGAGTTTCTCAGCGGCAGTACCACATTGTTGCCCGGCACTGTGATCATGACCGGTACGCCCCAAGGGGTCGGCATGGCGCGAAAACCACAGCGCTGGTTGCATGCGGGAGACAGCGTGACCATCGAAATCGAGAAAATCGGCGCGCTGACGAATCCCGTCCAAGATGAGGCGTGA